One genomic region from bacterium encodes:
- the holA gene encoding DNA polymerase III subunit delta translates to MSASRPPRAAGVRGRGAARVASPAATSGPAGRTPHVVLLLGDEDVRAEEALRTLLDEWVPADQRALNVDVLDAGETPVQAIITRCETLPFFGPRRVVVVRQAGVLRPADQDALASYLEPAPPSSSLVLVADALDRRRRLYGVVQRVGRVIPCGRLDPEALPPWVRARAQREGKTIAPDAARALVLFVGSGLRELGLEVAKLAAYVGERKEITLEDVRAVASHVAEATVFELMDAVGRRRAGRALDLLQTVITMGEPPVRILYMLEDQLRMLLRTKTLMERRATPIERRDVLGNRAWLYERYREQVSAFGRLDAGEMLSTLLEVDGMIKTGAVAPRLALETLIVRLCAPGPLEQGAGRR, encoded by the coding sequence ATGAGCGCGTCGCGGCCACCGCGAGCCGCCGGGGTCCGCGGCCGCGGCGCTGCGCGCGTCGCCTCCCCGGCGGCGACGAGCGGCCCCGCGGGTCGGACGCCACACGTTGTGCTGCTGCTGGGCGACGAGGACGTGCGCGCCGAGGAAGCGCTCCGGACGCTACTCGACGAGTGGGTGCCGGCCGACCAGCGCGCGCTCAACGTGGACGTCCTCGACGCGGGCGAGACGCCGGTTCAAGCGATCATCACCCGGTGCGAAACGCTGCCGTTCTTCGGCCCCAGGCGCGTCGTCGTCGTCCGACAGGCGGGCGTCCTGCGCCCTGCGGATCAGGACGCGCTCGCCTCGTACCTCGAGCCCGCGCCGCCGTCGTCGTCGTTGGTGCTGGTCGCGGATGCTCTCGACCGGCGGCGCCGGCTCTACGGTGTCGTCCAGCGGGTTGGCAGGGTGATCCCGTGCGGCCGGCTCGATCCCGAGGCGCTTCCGCCGTGGGTTCGCGCTCGAGCGCAGCGCGAGGGAAAGACGATCGCGCCGGATGCGGCGCGCGCGCTCGTGCTGTTCGTCGGCAGCGGTCTTCGCGAACTCGGTCTCGAGGTCGCGAAGCTCGCCGCATATGTGGGCGAGCGCAAAGAGATCACGCTCGAAGACGTGCGGGCGGTCGCGAGCCACGTGGCCGAAGCCACCGTGTTTGAACTGATGGACGCGGTCGGGCGCCGAAGGGCGGGCCGCGCGCTGGACCTGCTGCAGACGGTGATCACGATGGGGGAGCCACCGGTGCGCATCCTGTACATGCTGGAGGATCAGCTCCGGATGCTCCTCCGCACCAAGACGCTCATGGAGCGGCGCGCGACGCCCATTGAGCGGCGTGACGTCCTCGGCAACCGGGCCTGGTTATACGAACGTTACCGGGAGCAGGTCTCGGCGTTCGGACGGCTGGACGCGGGAGAGATGCTGAGCACCTTGCTCGAGGTCGACGGGATGATCAAGACCGGCGCGGTGGCGCCGCGGCTTGCGCTCGAGACCCTCATCGTCCGCCTCTGCGCGCCTGGGCCGCTCGAGCAGGGGGCGGGGCGTCGGTGA
- a CDS encoding 50S ribosomal protein L11 methyltransferase: protein MTVAPRRAPARAVARRTPRAAGRTWVEITVDVSVEASEAAIAILEELRPGGLVEEPRPQARRRFRCYLPPSRLLPVTLRGLRARLIGVQAFGLDPGPVRITHRRVGARRWATAWRRHIQPVRVGRLFVRPSWVRTPAPAGCVAIEIDPGMAFGTGLHPSTRLCLRALPKAVAPPRGGGASIVFDVGTGSGILAIAAARLGARRVWAVDSDPVAVAVARENVRRNGVAGRVRVVRGDGLDGAPGVADVIAANIVADVIIPMLAAARRRLVAGGVCIGSGIIADRVRDVLRAASAAGFLHRRTLAEGEWRAVVLEATPVRARRPTA from the coding sequence GTGACGGTCGCCCCCCGGCGCGCACCGGCCCGTGCCGTCGCTCGTCGCACGCCCCGCGCCGCCGGGCGAACCTGGGTTGAGATCACGGTCGACGTTTCCGTCGAGGCCTCGGAGGCGGCGATTGCCATCCTCGAGGAGTTACGGCCCGGCGGGCTGGTCGAGGAACCGCGCCCGCAGGCCCGCCGCCGTTTCCGCTGCTATCTGCCGCCGTCCCGGCTGCTGCCCGTGACGCTCCGTGGGCTCCGCGCTCGTCTCATTGGGGTGCAGGCGTTCGGACTCGATCCCGGGCCCGTCCGGATCACCCACCGACGGGTGGGCGCGCGCCGATGGGCTACGGCGTGGAGGCGGCACATCCAGCCGGTTCGCGTCGGCCGTCTGTTCGTGCGTCCCTCGTGGGTGCGCACGCCGGCGCCCGCCGGCTGCGTCGCGATCGAGATCGATCCCGGGATGGCGTTCGGAACCGGCCTCCACCCGTCGACACGGTTGTGCCTGCGCGCGCTGCCCAAGGCGGTCGCGCCGCCTCGGGGTGGCGGGGCATCGATCGTGTTCGACGTCGGGACCGGGTCCGGAATTCTCGCGATCGCCGCCGCCCGGCTCGGAGCCCGGCGCGTATGGGCGGTGGACAGCGATCCGGTCGCCGTCGCGGTCGCCCGCGAGAACGTGCGCCGGAACGGTGTCGCCGGTCGCGTGCGCGTCGTCCGGGGGGACGGACTCGACGGCGCCCCGGGTGTGGCCGACGTCATCGCGGCGAACATCGTCGCCGACGTCATCATCCCGATGCTGGCCGCCGCAAGGCGCCGCCTGGTCGCGGGCGGTGTATGCATCGGATCGGGCATCATCGCCGACCGTGTGCGGGACGTGCTGCGCGCCGCCAGCGCGGCGGGGTTCCTGCACCGCCGGACGCTCGCCGAGGGCGAGTGGCGTGCCGTGGTGCTGGAAGCGACGCCCGTGCGGGCCCGGCGGCCGACCGCGTAA
- the murJ gene encoding murein biosynthesis integral membrane protein MurJ — MASGEVDLTAARRPAASGGLARAASLIAAGTIASRVLGLVRDVVIAAMFGATSVKSAFVIAYSLPFFVQRLFLGGTLSIVFIPTITRVLMRGDAEETDRVVTSTFNLVIVIGLLMVVVGVLAAPVLVPIAAPGYLTTNPSVLTQAIGLTRVMFVSMVFLALSAFATGYLNVHRQFGVPALAPTVFNLVIIGGVLVLAPRIGVLGIAFSFLAGWIAQFVVQLPAARAAGLRWSPKIDLAHPVIREMGRLALPAMLGLAVIEINANVNRFFASFLRGTPGVDYVAVLDYAFQLIQAPVAIFALSLATALFPTMARHAAGSGHTALRETTSLGLRGVFFTMMPVMAAIFTASHLMVRVIFERGVFQPAATQAVAAALVAFAVGTVPYAAYYIVTRTYYALHDMRTPVRVGLFMIALNAIGNFVLMRRFGFVGISLCTSGVAAANVAVLLWLLRGRLGGLGGREILVTAVRTTIAAAALAAVMVVTLRVVGGAVSTQHLSGALVQLGAALLAGGAVYLAVCAVLGVEELELLRAFGRGGRA; from the coding sequence ATGGCTAGCGGAGAAGTCGACCTGACCGCCGCCCGCCGCCCGGCGGCGTCGGGCGGGTTGGCTCGGGCGGCCAGTCTGATCGCTGCCGGCACGATCGCGAGCCGGGTGCTCGGCCTCGTTCGTGACGTCGTGATCGCGGCGATGTTCGGCGCCACGTCAGTGAAATCCGCGTTCGTGATCGCGTATTCGTTACCGTTCTTCGTCCAGCGGCTATTTCTCGGCGGGACCCTCAGCATCGTGTTTATTCCCACGATCACCCGGGTGTTGATGCGGGGGGACGCGGAGGAGACCGACCGCGTCGTCACGAGCACGTTCAACTTGGTGATCGTGATCGGGTTGCTCATGGTCGTCGTCGGGGTGCTGGCCGCGCCCGTGCTCGTGCCCATCGCGGCGCCGGGATATTTGACCACGAACCCCTCGGTGCTCACGCAGGCGATCGGGCTGACCCGCGTGATGTTCGTGTCCATGGTGTTCCTGGCGCTGTCCGCCTTCGCGACCGGATACCTCAACGTCCATCGGCAGTTCGGCGTGCCCGCGCTCGCGCCCACGGTGTTCAACCTCGTCATCATTGGCGGCGTGCTCGTGCTCGCTCCGCGAATCGGGGTCCTCGGGATCGCCTTCAGTTTCCTCGCGGGCTGGATCGCGCAGTTTGTGGTGCAGCTGCCCGCGGCCCGGGCCGCGGGGCTTCGATGGAGCCCCAAGATCGACCTGGCGCATCCCGTGATCCGTGAGATGGGACGTCTCGCGCTGCCGGCGATGCTGGGGTTGGCCGTGATCGAGATCAACGCCAATGTGAACCGCTTCTTCGCGTCGTTCCTGCGCGGCACCCCCGGGGTCGACTACGTCGCGGTGCTCGACTACGCGTTCCAGCTCATCCAGGCGCCGGTCGCGATCTTCGCGCTCTCGCTCGCCACCGCGTTATTCCCGACAATGGCGCGGCACGCCGCGGGCAGCGGACACACCGCGCTCCGAGAGACGACGTCGCTCGGCCTGCGCGGCGTGTTCTTCACGATGATGCCGGTGATGGCGGCGATCTTTACCGCGAGTCACTTGATGGTGCGCGTGATCTTCGAGCGCGGGGTGTTTCAACCCGCCGCGACGCAGGCCGTCGCCGCCGCGCTCGTGGCCTTCGCCGTGGGCACGGTACCGTACGCCGCCTACTACATCGTGACGCGCACTTACTACGCGCTGCACGACATGCGGACGCCGGTGCGGGTCGGCCTGTTTATGATTGCGCTGAACGCGATCGGCAACTTCGTGCTGATGCGGCGGTTCGGGTTTGTCGGGATCTCGCTCTGCACCTCGGGCGTCGCGGCCGCGAACGTCGCCGTGCTGCTGTGGCTGCTGCGCGGGCGTCTCGGCGGGCTCGGCGGCCGAGAGATCCTTGTCACGGCGGTCCGGACCACGATCGCGGCGGCGGCGCTCGCCGCGGTAATGGTGGTCACGCTGCGCGTCGTGGGAGGCGCGGTGAGCACCCAGCACCTTTCGGGGGCCCTCGTGCAGTTGGGCGCGGCGCTGCTGGCCGGCGGGGCCGTCTACCTGGCGGTGTGCGCCGTCCTGGGCGTCGAGGAGCTCGAATTGCTGCGGGCGTTCGGCCGGGGAGGCCGTGCCTGA
- the carA gene encoding glutamine-hydrolyzing carbamoyl-phosphate synthase small subunit, translating to MRARLALEDGTVFAGRGIGVQGSAGGEVVFTTVMTGYEEVLSDPSYRGQIVTMTYPLIGNYGVSGEAWESGRPHVDGFVVGECADLPHHWQAERTLAASLAQWGVVGIADVDTRRLVRHLRADGLKRGVISTESVSDEALVEQARAVPEIGTLDLVAQVSAETPIHYPGPGPRIAVIDCGVKRGIVDALRQRRCDVWVLPHRAAADEVLSHEPAGVVLSPGPGDPRRLSHQVAQVRALWERLPLFGICLGHQIVGRAAGAETFKLPYGHRGGNHPVKDLDNGRVYVTTQNHGYAVDEASLDAAEMVVTHRNLNDGTVEGLRHRRLPIVSIQYHPEGRPGPLDSSYLFDQWMEMVGAGRSQHVTPATMPAVGGG from the coding sequence ATGCGGGCGCGGTTGGCGCTTGAAGACGGAACGGTGTTCGCCGGCCGGGGGATCGGCGTGCAGGGATCGGCCGGGGGCGAGGTCGTGTTCACGACGGTGATGACCGGGTACGAGGAGGTGCTGTCCGATCCATCGTACCGGGGACAGATCGTGACGATGACCTATCCGCTCATCGGCAACTACGGGGTCAGCGGCGAGGCATGGGAGTCCGGTCGGCCGCACGTCGACGGCTTTGTCGTCGGCGAGTGCGCGGACCTGCCGCATCACTGGCAGGCGGAGCGGACGCTGGCCGCGTCGCTGGCGCAGTGGGGCGTCGTGGGCATCGCAGACGTCGATACCCGCCGTCTGGTGCGTCACCTACGCGCGGACGGGCTCAAACGCGGCGTCATCTCAACCGAGAGCGTCTCCGACGAGGCGCTGGTCGAACAGGCCCGGGCGGTGCCCGAGATCGGCACGCTCGATCTGGTCGCCCAAGTATCCGCGGAGACGCCGATCCATTATCCAGGACCGGGCCCGCGGATCGCGGTGATCGACTGCGGGGTCAAGCGAGGGATCGTCGACGCCCTGCGGCAACGGCGGTGCGACGTGTGGGTGCTTCCGCATCGGGCCGCCGCGGACGAGGTGCTCTCGCACGAACCCGCGGGGGTCGTGCTCTCACCGGGGCCGGGCGACCCGCGCCGGTTGTCGCATCAGGTCGCCCAGGTCCGGGCCTTGTGGGAGCGGCTTCCGTTGTTCGGGATCTGCCTCGGCCATCAGATCGTCGGGCGCGCCGCCGGCGCCGAGACGTTCAAGCTGCCGTACGGCCACCGCGGCGGCAACCACCCCGTCAAGGACCTCGACAACGGGCGCGTCTACGTCACGACTCAGAACCACGGCTACGCGGTGGACGAGGCGTCGCTCGACGCCGCGGAGATGGTCGTGACCCACCGCAACCTGAACGACGGCACGGTCGAAGGGCTGCGCCACCGGCGGCTGCCGATCGTGTCGATCCAATACCACCCGGAGGGGCGCCCCGGCCCGCTGGACTCGTCCTACCTGTTCGATCAGTGGATGGAGATGGTCGGCGCCGGTCGGTCCCAGCACGTGACGCCCGCGACGATGCCGGCGGTCGGAGGCGGGTAG
- the dnaJ gene encoding molecular chaperone DnaJ, with protein sequence MARNDYYEILGVPRTATQDEIKRAFRQLAREHHPDVNRDPQADERFKLINEAYQVLGDAERRAQYDRGGVNGGAFAPFGGTPFDDIFDMFFGQQRAKEGGGQGPERGSDLRVTLKISLEEAARGAEKRITITREETCAACFGTGAEKGSAAEPCPGCKGAGQVRYSRRTPFGQFAQIATCPQCHGAGRIVRRPCRDCRGTGRAMVQREITVEVPAGVDDGTRLRLQGEGEAGMRGGARGDLYADLTITAHPVFSREGHDLHCHIGISMIQAALGAEIEVRTLDGAAPLTVTPGVQPGATLVLKGKGMPGLHGGHGDLVVHVAVSIPEELTKEQVKLLAQFAKLRGEQIKPARKSLLEKMRAYLV encoded by the coding sequence ATGGCACGCAACGACTACTACGAGATCCTCGGCGTTCCCCGTACCGCGACTCAGGACGAGATCAAGCGGGCGTTCCGGCAACTCGCCCGCGAGCACCATCCCGACGTGAACCGCGACCCCCAAGCGGACGAGCGCTTCAAGCTGATCAACGAAGCCTATCAAGTGCTGGGCGACGCGGAACGCCGGGCGCAGTACGACCGCGGCGGGGTGAACGGGGGCGCATTCGCCCCGTTTGGGGGTACGCCGTTCGACGATATCTTCGACATGTTCTTCGGGCAGCAGCGCGCGAAGGAGGGCGGCGGACAGGGACCCGAGCGCGGCAGCGACCTGCGCGTGACGTTGAAGATCTCGCTGGAAGAAGCCGCGCGGGGCGCCGAGAAACGGATCACGATCACCCGCGAGGAAACGTGCGCGGCGTGCTTCGGCACCGGCGCGGAGAAAGGCAGCGCGGCGGAACCGTGTCCCGGATGCAAGGGGGCGGGGCAGGTGCGGTACAGCCGGCGGACCCCGTTCGGGCAGTTTGCGCAGATCGCGACCTGTCCTCAGTGCCACGGCGCGGGACGCATTGTTCGACGTCCCTGCCGGGACTGCCGGGGCACCGGGCGGGCCATGGTCCAACGCGAGATCACCGTGGAGGTCCCGGCCGGCGTGGACGACGGGACGCGGCTTCGCCTTCAGGGCGAAGGTGAGGCGGGGATGCGCGGCGGCGCCCGCGGCGATCTGTACGCGGATCTGACGATCACCGCGCACCCGGTGTTCTCCCGCGAGGGACACGACCTGCACTGCCACATTGGGATCTCCATGATCCAGGCGGCGCTCGGAGCGGAGATCGAGGTGCGGACGCTGGACGGAGCGGCCCCGCTCACCGTGACGCCGGGCGTGCAACCGGGCGCCACGCTGGTGCTCAAGGGGAAAGGGATGCCGGGGCTGCACGGCGGGCACGGCGACCTGGTCGTGCACGTCGCCGTGTCGATTCCGGAGGAACTGACGAAAGAGCAGGTCAAGCTCCTCGCGCAGTTTGCGAAGCTGCGCGGCGAACAGATCAAGCCCGCCCGAAAGAGTCTTCTCGAGAAGATGCGCGCCTACCTCGTGTGA
- the rpsT gene encoding 30S ribosomal protein S20, translating to MAKRTKSGLKRKRQAAVRTARNQAVRSQLKTLVKKAREVGATSTDDLRAALRALDAAARKGVVHRNAAARKKSRLMKRVARAGAPA from the coding sequence GTGGCAAAACGGACGAAGTCCGGCCTGAAGCGGAAGCGGCAGGCCGCCGTGCGCACGGCGCGGAACCAGGCCGTGCGCTCTCAGCTCAAGACGCTGGTGAAAAAGGCCCGCGAGGTTGGGGCCACGAGCACCGACGACCTTCGCGCGGCGCTTCGCGCGCTCGACGCAGCCGCACGCAAGGGCGTCGTCCACCGAAACGCCGCCGCGCGCAAGAAGTCTCGATTGATGAAGCGGGTCGCCCGCGCCGGCGCGCCGGCATAG
- the thrS gene encoding threonine--tRNA ligase: MDPQVTIRFPGGSAKAYPRGTPLATVARDQGARDALAARVNGVERDLASLVDADAAVEWLTFADPAGRTIYWHSTAHLLAQAVRELFPQAKLAIGPAIEDGFYYDFDIGRPFTPDDLARIEARMRELAARDERIERLSVPRAEALRLFTDAGERYKVELLEGIPDDPVSFYRQDGFQDMCRGPHLLSTGRIKAVKLLSTSGAYWRGDEHREMLQRIYGISFPAQAELDAYLERLEEAKRRDHRKLGRELGLFAAVEEVGQGLPLWLPRGATVRRLLDRYITDLEMRLGYQHVHTPDLASIELYKMSGHWDHYRENMYPPMKVDDEQLVLRPMNCPHHIMIYKHGQHSYRELPVRIAELGTMYRYERSGVLSGLARVRAMTLNDAHIFCRPDQLTDEFVAVVRLIQQAYRDLSLRGFWYRLSLRDPRDRTKFVQNDEMWTLAEAQLREAMRRLELEYQEAPGEASFYGPKLDVQVPNVLGKDETISTVQIDFYLPERFGLEYIGEDSQPHRPVMIHRGVISTLERMMAFLIEQYAGAFPLWLAPEQVRVLPIADRHRAYAERVREALGAHDVRVEVDASSERTGHKIREAQLMKVPYMLIVGDREERDAAVSVRSRARGDEGSHALTAFVARVVDEIASRRHDDAPAAP; encoded by the coding sequence ATGGACCCGCAGGTCACGATACGGTTCCCTGGCGGTAGCGCGAAGGCGTATCCGCGCGGCACGCCCCTCGCGACTGTGGCGCGCGACCAGGGGGCTCGGGACGCGCTGGCGGCCCGGGTCAACGGCGTCGAGCGCGACCTTGCGTCGCTCGTCGACGCCGACGCCGCAGTGGAGTGGCTCACGTTCGCCGACCCGGCCGGGAGAACCATCTACTGGCACAGCACGGCGCACCTGCTGGCGCAGGCGGTGCGGGAGCTGTTCCCGCAGGCGAAGCTGGCGATTGGGCCGGCGATCGAGGACGGGTTCTACTACGACTTCGACATCGGCCGGCCGTTTACGCCGGACGATCTCGCGCGCATCGAGGCGCGCATGCGCGAGCTCGCTGCGCGCGACGAACGGATCGAGCGGCTGTCCGTGCCGCGCGCCGAGGCGCTGCGGCTGTTCACCGACGCCGGCGAGCGATACAAGGTCGAGCTGCTCGAGGGCATCCCTGACGACCCCGTGAGCTTCTATCGTCAGGACGGGTTTCAGGATATGTGCCGGGGCCCGCACCTGCTGTCGACGGGGCGCATCAAGGCGGTGAAGCTGCTCAGCACGTCCGGCGCCTACTGGCGCGGCGACGAGCACCGGGAGATGCTCCAGCGGATCTACGGCATCTCGTTTCCGGCGCAGGCCGAGCTCGACGCCTACTTGGAGCGGCTCGAGGAGGCGAAGCGCCGCGACCACCGCAAGCTCGGGCGCGAGCTCGGGCTCTTTGCCGCCGTCGAGGAAGTCGGGCAGGGCTTGCCGCTGTGGCTGCCGCGCGGGGCGACGGTGCGGCGGCTCCTGGATCGGTACATCACCGATCTGGAGATGCGCCTCGGGTACCAGCACGTCCACACGCCCGATCTCGCGAGCATCGAGCTCTACAAGATGAGCGGGCACTGGGACCACTATCGGGAGAACATGTACCCGCCGATGAAGGTGGACGACGAGCAGCTCGTGCTGCGCCCGATGAACTGTCCGCACCACATCATGATCTACAAGCACGGGCAGCACAGCTACCGCGAACTGCCCGTGCGGATCGCCGAGCTCGGCACCATGTACCGATACGAGCGGTCGGGGGTGTTGTCCGGGCTGGCCCGGGTGCGCGCGATGACCCTCAACGACGCGCACATCTTCTGCCGGCCGGACCAGCTGACCGACGAGTTCGTGGCGGTCGTCCGGTTGATCCAGCAGGCGTATCGGGACCTCTCGCTCCGGGGATTCTGGTATCGGCTCTCGCTGCGCGACCCCCGGGACCGGACGAAGTTCGTGCAGAACGACGAGATGTGGACGCTGGCCGAAGCGCAGCTGCGCGAGGCCATGCGGCGTCTCGAGCTCGAGTATCAGGAGGCGCCCGGCGAGGCGTCGTTCTACGGCCCCAAACTGGACGTGCAGGTCCCGAACGTGCTCGGCAAGGACGAGACGATCTCCACCGTGCAGATCGATTTCTACCTGCCGGAACGTTTCGGCCTGGAGTACATCGGGGAGGACAGCCAACCGCACCGGCCCGTGATGATCCACCGCGGGGTGATCAGCACGCTTGAGCGGATGATGGCGTTCTTGATCGAACAGTACGCGGGCGCGTTCCCGCTGTGGCTCGCGCCGGAACAGGTGCGCGTCCTGCCGATCGCCGACCGCCATCGCGCCTACGCCGAACGCGTGCGGGAGGCGCTCGGCGCGCACGACGTCCGCGTCGAGGTCGACGCCAGCAGCGAGCGTACCGGCCACAAGATCCGGGAGGCCCAGCTCATGAAGGTGCCATACATGCTGATCGTCGGCGACCGTGAGGAGCGCGACGCGGCCGTGTCGGTGCGCAGCCGCGCCCGGGGCGACGAGGGCAGCCACGCGCTGACGGCGTTCGTGGCCCGCGTCGTCGACGAGATCGCGTCGCGCCGACACGACGACGCGCCGGCGGCGCCGTAG
- the hrcA gene encoding heat-inducible transcriptional repressor HrcA has protein sequence MGQLEGRRRQILRVVIDDYIVTAEPVGSEAARQRHGLEISSATVRNEMAALEELGYLHQPHHSAGRVPTDQGYRVYVDSMIAEEQVSASERLRIRRTLAATEFDQAVEQAARALAVITECASVVSSPKLPQQVVRHLHLIPLTPRRAMAVIMTDAEVFEGKTVEFEQSVSAEECDRLSQEISRRIAGRPLSDLTDRVLATVIGEAAHYQRVLDQIGRLLRERIERSPARVHTEGQANILKQPEFQDARRAQPVLSVLEQGEAAAELLGDDAGERGVRVTIGAENRRDEMKDCAVVAATYYVADRPAGVLGIVGPTRMRYGRVISLVRFLADSLGDTLEQF, from the coding sequence ATGGGGCAGCTTGAGGGGCGACGGCGCCAGATCCTGAGGGTGGTCATCGACGACTACATCGTCACGGCCGAGCCGGTGGGCAGTGAGGCGGCGCGGCAGCGGCATGGGCTGGAGATCAGCTCGGCCACCGTGCGCAACGAGATGGCGGCGCTCGAGGAACTGGGGTATCTCCACCAACCGCATCACTCCGCCGGGCGGGTACCGACCGACCAAGGCTACCGCGTGTACGTCGATTCGATGATCGCCGAGGAACAGGTGTCTGCCTCCGAGCGCCTGAGGATCCGGCGAACCCTGGCGGCGACGGAGTTCGACCAGGCCGTCGAACAGGCTGCGCGCGCGCTGGCGGTCATCACCGAGTGCGCGTCCGTGGTGTCCTCCCCGAAGCTCCCCCAGCAGGTGGTACGCCACCTGCATCTGATCCCGCTGACGCCGCGGCGCGCGATGGCGGTGATCATGACTGACGCCGAGGTGTTCGAGGGCAAGACGGTCGAGTTCGAGCAGTCCGTCAGCGCCGAGGAGTGCGACCGGTTGTCGCAGGAGATCAGCCGGCGGATCGCCGGCCGGCCGTTGAGCGACCTGACGGACCGGGTGCTCGCGACCGTGATCGGCGAGGCGGCGCACTACCAGCGCGTGCTCGACCAGATCGGCCGTCTCCTCCGCGAGCGCATCGAGCGTTCCCCGGCGCGTGTGCACACTGAGGGGCAGGCCAACATTCTCAAGCAACCGGAGTTTCAGGATGCCCGACGCGCCCAGCCCGTGCTCTCCGTGCTCGAACAGGGCGAGGCCGCGGCGGAGTTGCTCGGCGACGACGCCGGGGAGCGGGGGGTGCGCGTCACGATCGGCGCAGAAAACCGGAGGGACGAGATGAAGGATTGCGCCGTCGTCGCGGCGACCTACTACGTCGCCGATCGGCCGGCCGGGGTGCTCGGCATCGTCGGGCCGACCCGGATGCGGTATGGCCGGGTGATCAGCCTCGTCCGCTTCCTCGCTGACAGTCTGGGCGATACCTTGGAGCAGTTCTAG
- a CDS encoding YceI family protein, which yields MRVALIAVTLAAALLAPAVAAPLPSLLPTGTFEIVPGDSSAAFFVPDNRGGFSGKTTRVSGRVVVMQAGDAYVAQVAATIDAGDLTTRVGLRDAAMRSTYLRTDRFPVIAFAGTASARPGLALRPFPAAVRGRLTLRDVTREEQFSATVSALSHQYLADVTTSINMADYGIPYPRAFIFVARDPVTITLHIVARQP from the coding sequence GTGCGCGTTGCGCTGATCGCCGTCACACTGGCCGCCGCGCTGCTCGCGCCGGCGGTCGCGGCCCCGCTGCCGAGTCTGCTGCCCACGGGGACGTTCGAGATCGTTCCCGGCGACTCGTCGGCCGCGTTCTTCGTCCCGGACAACCGCGGGGGGTTTTCGGGGAAGACCACCCGGGTCTCGGGGCGTGTAGTCGTCATGCAGGCGGGCGACGCCTACGTCGCGCAAGTGGCCGCGACGATCGATGCCGGCGACCTGACCACGCGCGTCGGGCTCCGCGACGCCGCGATGCGCTCGACCTATCTGCGCACCGACCGGTTTCCCGTGATTGCGTTCGCGGGCACCGCATCGGCCCGCCCCGGGCTGGCCCTCAGACCGTTCCCCGCCGCCGTCCGAGGGCGGCTCACGCTCCGCGACGTAACCCGCGAGGAACAGTTCTCGGCAACCGTGTCCGCGCTGTCCCATCAATACCTCGCCGACGTCACGACCTCGATCAACATGGCCGATTACGGCATCCCCTACCCGCGCGCGTTCATCTTCGTCGCGCGCGATCCCGTCACCATTACGCTGCACATCGTCGCGCGACAACCCTGA